A genomic segment from Sphingomonas astaxanthinifaciens DSM 22298 encodes:
- a CDS encoding isoprenylcysteine carboxyl methyltransferase family protein, giving the protein MTPHWPELAILFFVLLQRLSELVLARANTARLLAMGAKEYAPGHYPLIVAVHAGWLATLFWLAPGQPIAWPLLGLFVLLQLGRLWVLRTLGPRWTTRIIVLPNAPLVTGGPFRFVSHPNYLVVIGEIAVLPLVFGLWQVALIFSLLNAAVLFIRIRAEERALRLA; this is encoded by the coding sequence ATGACCCCGCACTGGCCCGAACTCGCCATTCTCTTCTTCGTGCTGCTGCAGCGCCTGTCCGAGCTGGTGCTGGCGAGGGCCAATACGGCGCGGCTGCTGGCGATGGGGGCGAAGGAATATGCGCCCGGCCATTATCCGCTGATCGTCGCGGTCCATGCCGGCTGGCTCGCCACCCTGTTCTGGCTGGCGCCGGGACAGCCGATCGCCTGGCCGCTGCTTGGCCTGTTCGTGCTGCTCCAGCTCGGCCGGCTGTGGGTGCTGCGCACGCTGGGCCCGCGCTGGACGACGCGGATCATCGTGCTGCCGAACGCGCCGCTGGTGACGGGCGGCCCCTTCCGCTTCGTCAGCCACCCCAATTACCTGGTGGTGATCGGCGAGATCGCGGTCCTGCCCCTGGTCTTCGGGCTGTGGCAGGTCGCGCTGATCTTCTCGCTGCTCAACGCGGCGGTGCTGTTCATCCGTATCCGCGCCGAGGAGCGCGCGCTCCGCCTCGCCTAG
- a CDS encoding type III polyketide synthase, translated as MARELFSGRKALFDRLSGVFDNAGINERAIVAPAEWYGSEHGWQSRNALYLEASERLFEEAALLALRRADLRPDQIDGVVTVSTTGIATPSLEARVGPRIGLRGDVRRVPVFGLGCAGGVSGLALAARLAAAEPGKRFLFVTIETCSISIRLDTDDPAALVATALFGDGAAAAVVSTEGAGLGTITAAGERQWPDTLGIMGWRVEDPGLAVVFDRAIPPFVTKELAGAVDGILADMGLTRSDIDRLCSHPGGAKVITAIEEAMDLAPGALDLERAVLRDHGNMSAPTVLFVLERLLARGLPARTLLTAFGPGFTCAALTLERA; from the coding sequence TTGGCCCGCGAACTCTTCTCCGGCCGCAAGGCGTTGTTCGACCGGTTGTCGGGCGTCTTCGACAATGCCGGAATAAACGAGCGCGCGATCGTGGCGCCGGCCGAATGGTATGGCAGCGAACACGGCTGGCAGTCGCGCAACGCGCTCTACCTCGAGGCCTCGGAGCGCCTGTTCGAGGAAGCCGCGCTGCTTGCGCTGCGCCGGGCTGACCTCCGCCCCGACCAGATCGACGGTGTGGTCACGGTCTCGACCACCGGCATCGCCACGCCCAGCCTCGAGGCACGGGTCGGCCCGCGAATCGGGCTTCGCGGCGACGTCCGCCGGGTGCCGGTCTTCGGATTGGGCTGCGCGGGCGGGGTCAGCGGGCTGGCGCTCGCCGCACGGCTCGCCGCCGCCGAGCCCGGCAAGCGCTTCCTGTTCGTGACGATCGAGACCTGCTCGATCTCGATCCGGCTCGACACCGACGATCCCGCGGCGCTGGTCGCGACCGCCTTGTTCGGCGACGGCGCGGCCGCGGCCGTGGTCTCGACCGAGGGCGCGGGCCTCGGCACGATCACCGCCGCGGGCGAGCGGCAATGGCCTGACACGCTCGGCATCATGGGCTGGCGGGTCGAGGATCCGGGGCTGGCGGTGGTGTTCGACCGCGCCATCCCGCCCTTCGTCACCAAGGAACTGGCCGGCGCGGTCGACGGGATCCTCGCCGACATGGGGCTGACCCGAAGCGACATCGACCGGCTCTGCTCGCATCCCGGCGGAGCCAAGGTGATCACCGCGATCGAGGAGGCGATGGACCTGGCGCCAGGCGCGCTCGACCTCGAGCGGGCGGTGCTTCGCGACCATGGCAACATGAGCGCGCCGACGGTGCTCTTCGTGCTCGAACGGCTGCTGGCGCGCGGCCTTCCGGCGCGAACCCTGCTGACCGCCTTCGGGCCGGGCTTCACCTGCGCCGCCTTGACCCTGGAGCGTGCATGA
- a CDS encoding PQQ-dependent sugar dehydrogenase, with product MAFGLALASCGTAALPSEDRPATGGKPFKVAPVANFDTPWAMTFLPGSTNALVSEKDGRLWVVDTASGARTAVTGVPTVKVAGQGGLGDVVIGPDNRVYLSFVEGGPGGTSGAAVGYGRLVESAGTYALQDFRIVWRQDPKVTGAGHFSHRIAFGPDGAMYVTSGERQKGDPAQAMDKNLGKVLRLTPEGQPFPGNPWAAKGGVTAQLWSMGHRNLLGLAFAPDGKLWEHEMGPQGGDEVNLITPGKNYGWPVVSNGSDYGGGDIPDHPTRPEFEAPKVWWNPSISPAGLIVYTGDLFPAWKGDLLLGALSGQSLIRVDVTGDQAKKAERWDMGARIREVEQGPKGEIYLLEDGGRLLKLTPA from the coding sequence TTGGCCTTTGGTCTGGCTCTCGCCTCCTGCGGCACCGCGGCGCTGCCGTCGGAAGATCGCCCCGCCACCGGCGGCAAGCCCTTCAAGGTCGCCCCCGTCGCCAATTTCGACACGCCCTGGGCCATGACCTTCCTGCCGGGCTCGACCAACGCCCTCGTCAGCGAGAAGGACGGCCGGCTGTGGGTGGTCGATACGGCGAGCGGCGCGAGGACAGCGGTAACCGGCGTGCCCACGGTCAAGGTGGCGGGGCAGGGCGGCCTCGGCGATGTGGTGATCGGGCCCGACAATCGCGTCTACCTGAGCTTCGTCGAGGGCGGCCCCGGCGGGACCAGCGGTGCGGCGGTGGGTTACGGCCGCCTCGTCGAGAGCGCCGGCACCTATGCGTTGCAGGATTTCAGGATCGTCTGGCGGCAGGATCCCAAGGTCACCGGTGCCGGCCATTTCTCGCACCGCATCGCCTTCGGGCCCGACGGCGCCATGTATGTCACCTCGGGCGAACGGCAGAAGGGCGACCCCGCCCAGGCGATGGACAAGAACCTCGGCAAGGTGCTGCGCCTGACCCCCGAGGGCCAGCCCTTCCCGGGCAATCCCTGGGCGGCGAAGGGCGGGGTCACTGCCCAGCTCTGGTCGATGGGCCACCGCAACCTCCTCGGCCTCGCCTTCGCGCCCGACGGCAAGCTGTGGGAACATGAGATGGGGCCGCAGGGCGGCGACGAGGTCAATCTCATCACGCCCGGCAAGAATTATGGCTGGCCGGTCGTGTCGAACGGTTCGGACTATGGTGGGGGCGACATTCCCGATCATCCGACCCGGCCCGAGTTCGAGGCGCCCAAGGTCTGGTGGAACCCGAGCATCTCGCCGGCGGGGCTGATCGTCTACACCGGCGACCTGTTCCCGGCGTGGAAGGGCGACCTGCTGCTCGGCGCGCTGTCGGGGCAGTCGCTGATCCGTGTCGACGTCACCGGCGATCAGGCGAAAAAGGCCGAGCGCTGGGACATGGGGGCCCGCATTCGCGAGGTGGAGCAGGGGCCCAAGGGGGAAATCTATCTGCTCGAGGACGGCGGGCGCCTGCTGAAGCTGACGCCCGCCTGA